Within the Bacillus sp. FSL K6-3431 genome, the region ATAAAAAAAGGTGCCGAATATCCCAATTCGGCACCTTTTCCATTTAATATGGCTTTTATTCTTGCTAACACATATTTAATATGATAATCTTTTAACAGAATTGCTAATGAATCCCGCGTTCATCAGTAATTCAAATGATTTCTTACAGTGTATGTTTAGAAATCCATAAAATTGTTCACAATTTTAATAGTAGTTACAGAACAAGAACTCTCTTATTCGGGAGGAGGTGAATGGTATGAACAAAACTGAACTAATTAATTCTGTTGCTGAAGCAACTGAACTATCTAAAAAAGATGCAACAAAAGCCGTTGATGCTGTTTTCCAATCAATTCAAGACGCATTGTCTGACGGTGAAAAAGTAGCATTAATCGGTTTTGGTAACTTTGAAGTGCGTGAGCGTGCTGCCCGTAAAGGCCGTAATCCTCAAACAGGCGAAGAAATCGAAATCGCAGCAAGCAAAGTACCTGCGTTCAAACCAGGTAAAGCACTTAAAGACGCTGTGAAATAATTACATACATTCTAGATAGAAGCGTATGTGCAGAGGAACCGTCCATGGACGGTTCCTTTTCAAATTCAATGAAAAAGCCCTTCTATTTTTGTTTCAAGTGAAAGA harbors:
- a CDS encoding HU family DNA-binding protein, with the protein product MNKTELINSVAEATELSKKDATKAVDAVFQSIQDALSDGEKVALIGFGNFEVRERAARKGRNPQTGEEIEIAASKVPAFKPGKALKDAVK